A section of the Triticum dicoccoides isolate Atlit2015 ecotype Zavitan chromosome 7A, WEW_v2.0, whole genome shotgun sequence genome encodes:
- the LOC119329433 gene encoding BRISC and BRCA1-A complex member 2-like: protein MAPSADAAAPAPTPPLAPLIAAQLKFLLTNSSLPIKVVQIWSGCSSGRYADRFTLGIPFCLDYVYWDFLYNAMHPKVAPDVIFGQGDEGFQPLVDYDESGNGGKSCLAHWDYRDPRGLLCLVEELRLLYIEYQKKLVEKVDDARLKFEISTVLAKEGIEVSVVSSTGRSDEVKFAVPLLDLDLKMMVPGCPWKLPQKIHLQAIFPVSSSYLSVPSAPGLKLTSTPDLKSFFSVDGVKLPAWVDGMCMAEYIPTLEEDLKLQVVDASASIGCRRRFIEALAPAFGRPLEADPIFCRKATVLSISGIFTFLVHFVIPLQFPKQQPILTLQSCQHCNSQGIPITSSPKNSYPWSPRWEVTEMAERIYDYLADECQNFKKLCSDGFPQAK from the exons ATGGCTCCctccgccgacgccgccgcgcccgccccgACCCCTCCGCTGGCGCCCCTCATCGCCGCGCAGCTCAAGTTCCTCCTCACCAACTCCAGTCTCCCCATCAAG GTGGTGCAGATCTGGTCCGGATGCAGCAGCGGCCGCTACGCCGATCGCTTCACCCTCGGCATCCCCTTCTGCCTCGACTACGTCTACT GGGATTTCTTGTATAATGCGATGCACCCCAAGGTGGCGCCGGACGTCATATTCGGGCAGGGCGACGAGGGGTTCCAGCCGCTGGTCGATTATGACGAGTCCGGGAATGGGGGCAAGAGCTGCTTGGCACACTGGGATTACCGCGACCCCCGTGGCCTCCTCTGCCTCGTGGAGGAGCTCCG GTTATTATACATTGAGTACCAAAAGAAGCTGGTTGAGAAAGTGGATGATGCAAGACTGAAGTTTGAAATAAGCACAGTTCTTGCTAAGGAG GGGATTGAAGTCTCCGTGGTATCATCAACTGGTAGG TCAGATGAGGTGAAATTTGCTGTCCCGCTTCTGGATTTAGACCTCAAAATGATGGTGCCTGGATGTCCTTGGAAACTTCCCCAAAAGATCCATCTGCAG GCCATATTTCCGGTTAGCAGTAGTTACCTCTCTGTTCCTTCTGCACCAGGACTGAAACTAACCTCAACTCCTGATTTGAAGTCATTTTTCTCTGTGGATGGTGTTAAGCTCCCTGCATGGGTAGATGGGAT GTGCATGGCTGAGTATATTCCCACTTTAGAAGAAGACCTTAAATTGCAG GTCGTGGATGCATCAGCTTCAATCGGTTGCAGGAGACGATTCATTGAGGCCCTAGCTCCTGCTTTCGGGAGACCATTGGAGGCTGATCCG attttttgcaggaaagccacAGTTCTTTCCATTTCGGGGATTTTCACATTTCTG GTTCACTTTGTCATCCCCCTTCAATTCCCCAAACAACAACCTATCCTGACTTTGCAGAGTTGTCAG CACTGTAATTCCCAAGGTATACCTATCACGTCATCTCCAAAAAACAGCTATCCATGGAGTCCTAGATGGGAAGTGACAGAAATGGCGGAACGCATCTA CGACTATCTCGCCGACGAGTGCCAGAATTTCAAGAAGTTATGCAGTGATGGTTTCCCTCAAGCAAAGTAG